The following are encoded together in the Thunnus thynnus chromosome 15, fThuThy2.1, whole genome shotgun sequence genome:
- the cfap300 gene encoding cilia- and flagella-associated protein 300 isoform X1 yields the protein MAGEKICAFEQSFSFSPLPSKRFSFLQGKDTLALLMKWSMLGRISAQTFSFDQSFYPYSSEKFALCFFRDPDVVSSLRKMETGAWVPLERPVVSVDVEVVPCTKVSMELFDPIYSCGVLRPSGHVVKCFHDVHPDYDELRQMLQEEDSEHYYVIERAERGEFLFRLFKHLCLGGELCQYEDTIDPYINTTKHIYKDLISVQKDPETKKISVVSTVLKVSAHDESGQCYPGRREEEQTFAYMIVDPFKRHVTLFYHSYGVGKFML from the exons ATGGCAGGAGAGAAAATATGCGCGTTTGAGCAAAGTTTTTCCTTCAGTCCTCTTCCCTCCAAGAGGTTTTCTTTCCTGCAGGGCAAAGACACTTTAGCCCTGCTAATGAAATG GTCCATGCTTGGGAGGATTTCAGCTCAGACTTTCAGCTTTGACCAGAGTTTTTACCCTTACAGCAGTGAAAAGTTTGCACTG TGTTTCTTTAGAGACCCAGATGTGGTTTCCAGTCTGAGAAAGATGGAGACAGGAGCCTGGGTGCCTCTCG aaAGGCCAGTGGTGTCTGTTGATGTGGAGGTGGTGCCGTGCACTAAGGTCTCCATGGAGCTATTTGACCCAATCTACTCTTGTGGCGTCCTGAGGCCTTCTGGACATGTAGTTAAATGCTTCCATGATGTCCACCCTGACTATGATGAGCTCAGACAG ATGCTGCAGGAAGAGGACTCTGAGCACTACTATGTGATTGAGAGAGCTGAGCGAGGGGAGTTTCTGTTTCGCCTCTTCAAACACCTGTGTCTCGGGGGAGAGCTTTGTCAATATGAAGACACCATTGATCCTTATATCAACACTACAAAGCACATTTACAAAGACCTGATCAG TGTTCAGAAGGATCCAGAGACAAAGAAGATCAGTGTTGTCTCCACAGTGCTCAAAGTCTCTGCCCAT GACGAGTCTGGACAATGTTACCCTGGGAGACGGGAGGAGGAGCAGACGTTTGCCTACATGATTGTCGACCCCTTCAAACGACATGTGACTTTGTTCTACCACAGTTACGGCGTTGGAAAGTTCATGCTTTGA
- the cfap300 gene encoding cilia- and flagella-associated protein 300 isoform X2, with the protein MVTSMLGRISAQTFSFDQSFYPYSSEKFALCFFRDPDVVSSLRKMETGAWVPLERPVVSVDVEVVPCTKVSMELFDPIYSCGVLRPSGHVVKCFHDVHPDYDELRQMLQEEDSEHYYVIERAERGEFLFRLFKHLCLGGELCQYEDTIDPYINTTKHIYKDLISVQKDPETKKISVVSTVLKVSAHDESGQCYPGRREEEQTFAYMIVDPFKRHVTLFYHSYGVGKFML; encoded by the exons ATGGTGAC GTCCATGCTTGGGAGGATTTCAGCTCAGACTTTCAGCTTTGACCAGAGTTTTTACCCTTACAGCAGTGAAAAGTTTGCACTG TGTTTCTTTAGAGACCCAGATGTGGTTTCCAGTCTGAGAAAGATGGAGACAGGAGCCTGGGTGCCTCTCG aaAGGCCAGTGGTGTCTGTTGATGTGGAGGTGGTGCCGTGCACTAAGGTCTCCATGGAGCTATTTGACCCAATCTACTCTTGTGGCGTCCTGAGGCCTTCTGGACATGTAGTTAAATGCTTCCATGATGTCCACCCTGACTATGATGAGCTCAGACAG ATGCTGCAGGAAGAGGACTCTGAGCACTACTATGTGATTGAGAGAGCTGAGCGAGGGGAGTTTCTGTTTCGCCTCTTCAAACACCTGTGTCTCGGGGGAGAGCTTTGTCAATATGAAGACACCATTGATCCTTATATCAACACTACAAAGCACATTTACAAAGACCTGATCAG TGTTCAGAAGGATCCAGAGACAAAGAAGATCAGTGTTGTCTCCACAGTGCTCAAAGTCTCTGCCCAT GACGAGTCTGGACAATGTTACCCTGGGAGACGGGAGGAGGAGCAGACGTTTGCCTACATGATTGTCGACCCCTTCAAACGACATGTGACTTTGTTCTACCACAGTTACGGCGTTGGAAAGTTCATGCTTTGA
- the cfap300 gene encoding cilia- and flagella-associated protein 300 isoform X3 produces MLGRISAQTFSFDQSFYPYSSEKFALCFFRDPDVVSSLRKMETGAWVPLERPVVSVDVEVVPCTKVSMELFDPIYSCGVLRPSGHVVKCFHDVHPDYDELRQMLQEEDSEHYYVIERAERGEFLFRLFKHLCLGGELCQYEDTIDPYINTTKHIYKDLISVQKDPETKKISVVSTVLKVSAHDESGQCYPGRREEEQTFAYMIVDPFKRHVTLFYHSYGVGKFML; encoded by the exons ATGCTTGGGAGGATTTCAGCTCAGACTTTCAGCTTTGACCAGAGTTTTTACCCTTACAGCAGTGAAAAGTTTGCACTG TGTTTCTTTAGAGACCCAGATGTGGTTTCCAGTCTGAGAAAGATGGAGACAGGAGCCTGGGTGCCTCTCG aaAGGCCAGTGGTGTCTGTTGATGTGGAGGTGGTGCCGTGCACTAAGGTCTCCATGGAGCTATTTGACCCAATCTACTCTTGTGGCGTCCTGAGGCCTTCTGGACATGTAGTTAAATGCTTCCATGATGTCCACCCTGACTATGATGAGCTCAGACAG ATGCTGCAGGAAGAGGACTCTGAGCACTACTATGTGATTGAGAGAGCTGAGCGAGGGGAGTTTCTGTTTCGCCTCTTCAAACACCTGTGTCTCGGGGGAGAGCTTTGTCAATATGAAGACACCATTGATCCTTATATCAACACTACAAAGCACATTTACAAAGACCTGATCAG TGTTCAGAAGGATCCAGAGACAAAGAAGATCAGTGTTGTCTCCACAGTGCTCAAAGTCTCTGCCCAT GACGAGTCTGGACAATGTTACCCTGGGAGACGGGAGGAGGAGCAGACGTTTGCCTACATGATTGTCGACCCCTTCAAACGACATGTGACTTTGTTCTACCACAGTTACGGCGTTGGAAAGTTCATGCTTTGA